From the Theobroma cacao cultivar B97-61/B2 chromosome 2, Criollo_cocoa_genome_V2, whole genome shotgun sequence genome, one window contains:
- the LOC18610490 gene encoding aldehyde oxidase GLOX, with amino-acid sequence MTFKNQSFFVNFFSLFFLFSFLELSEANPSVFVTPTSSLSVVSGGYWQLLQPSVGISAMHVQLLPNNKVIIFDRTDSGPSNLSLPAGSFCPKKDCTAHSLLYDVVSNTFRPLHVLTDTWCSSGSLDPNGTLIQTGGYNDGDHVIRIFSPCDTYACDWYELTATHLIDRRWYATNQVLPDGRIIILGGRRVFTYEFYPKNDFVSNNKSFYLRFLVETRDPEENNLYPFLHLLPDGNLFIFANQKSILFDYKKGIVLRQFPLMPGDDKRNYPSTGSSVMLPLRLSWTGPPVVEVLVCGGAPAGAFLKADKMKVFVEASRTCGRLKVNDPNPQWLIEFMPMPRVISDMILLPTGDVIIINGAANGTAGWENAVNPVLNPVLYSVNEVPLRRFTVLAPSKIPRMYHSAALLLPDGRILVGGSNPHTRYVFTGPYPTDLSLEAYNPYYMDPKFNSLRPSVLSLEPGNALVYGQRFGVSFSLPLYKQGAAYVALVAPSFTTHSIGMNQRVVILSTASVVQLSMFNHKLVVVGPTNASVAPPGYYMLFVVHSGIPSHAVWVKVM; translated from the coding sequence ATGACGTTCAAGAACCAATCTTTTTTCGTTAACTTCTTctctttattctttcttttctcgtTCTTGGAGCTAAGTGAAGCAAACCCATCAGTTTTCGTGACCCCAACTTCATCTTTGTCCGTAGTATCGGGGGGTTACTGGCAGCTCCTGCAACCGAGCGTAGGCATCTCCGCCATGCACGTGCAACTCCTCCCTAACAACAAAGTTATCATCTTTGACCGCACTGACTCCGGCCCTTCCAACCTATCTTTACCCGCCGGCAGCTTCTGTCCTAAGAAAGACTGCACCGCCCACTCTCTCCTCTACGACGTCGTTTCCAACACTTTCCGTCCCCTCCACGTCCTAACTGACACCTGGTGCTCCTCCGGTTCCCTCGACCCCAACGGTACCCTTATCCAAACCGGCGGATACAATGACGGCGATCACGTGATCCGAATTTTCAGCCCGTGTGACACTTATGCCTGCGACTGGTACGAACTCACGGCTACTCATCTTATCGACCGTCGATGGTACGCTACTAACCAAGTTTTGCCCGATGGAAGAATCATAATCCTTGGCGGTAGAAGGGTTTTTACTTACGAGTTTTATCCTAAAAACGACTTCGTCAGTAACAACAAGAGCTTTTACCTTCGTTTCTTGGTGGAAACTAGGGACCCCGAAGAGAACAATCTTTACCCTTTCTTGCATTTACTACCAGATGGAAATCTCTTCATCTTCGCCAACCAAAAATCAATCTTGTTTGATTATAAAAAAGGCATTGTTCTGAGACAGTTCCCTCTTATGCCTGGAGATGATAAGAGAAACTATCCTAGTACTGGCTCTTCGGTTATGCTTCCTTTGAGGTTGTCTTGGACGGGGCCTCCGGTGGTGGAGGTGCTCGTGTGCGGCGGTGCACCTGCGGGGGCGTTCTTGAAAGCGGATAAGATGAAGGTTTTCGTAGAGGCGTCAAGGACTTGTGGCAGGCTGAAAGTGAACGACCCAAATCCCCAATGGCTCATAGAGTTCATGCCCATGCCACGTGTCATTTCTGACATGATACTGTTACCTACCGGTGATGTGATCATCATTAACGGCGCTGCTAATGGCACTGCTGGTTGGGAGAATGCCGTAAACCCGGTTTTGAACCCGGTTCTTTACTCGGTTAACGAGGTTCCACTGCGGAGATTCACGGTTTTGGCGCCCTCGAAGATCCCGAGAATGTACCACTCCGCTGCATTGCTTCTGCCAGATGGCAGGATATTAGTGGGTGGCAGCAATCCGCATACTAGGTACGTATTCACCGGACCGTACCCGACCGATCTGAGTTTGGAGGCTTATAACCCATACTACATGGATCCTAAATTCAACTCGTTAAGGCCCTCGGTTTTATCGCTGGAGCCGGGGAATGCGCTGGTGTACGGGCAGAGGTTCGGGGTTTCGTTTTCGCTGCCGCTTTACAAGCAGGGAGCCGCCTACGTGGCCCTGGTGGCGCCGTCGTTCACGACGCATTCGATCGGGATGAACCAACGCGTGGTCATTTTGAGCACGGCCAGCGTGGTCCAATTGTCCATGTTTAATCACAAGCTAGTGGTGGTTGGGCCCACCAACGCCAGCGTGGCACCTCCGGGTTATTATATGCTGTTCGTGGTACACTCCGGGATTCCTAGTCACGCGGTTTGGGTGAAGGTGATGTGA